Proteins encoded by one window of Serratia nevei:
- a CDS encoding DUF1435 domain-containing protein has translation MLTAMIAACGLWGVSWCLGDRLASAWGVLLPCALMPLLALIDLNMMQLRTLIVIAMLATLVMLFNSRLRHYLLLPSCMALAGGLAAISLNFSFA, from the coding sequence ATGCTCACCGCCATGATTGCCGCGTGTGGACTGTGGGGCGTCAGCTGGTGCCTCGGCGATCGCCTGGCCAGCGCCTGGGGCGTTTTGCTGCCGTGCGCGCTGATGCCGCTGCTGGCCTTGATCGATCTGAATATGATGCAGCTGCGCACCCTGATTGTGATAGCGATGCTGGCGACGCTGGTGATGCTGTTCAACAGCCGGCTGCGTCACTATCTGCTGCTGCCTTCCTGCATGGCGCTGGCGGGCGGCCTGGCGGCAATCAGCCTCAACTTCAGCTTCGCGTAA
- a CDS encoding aldo/keto reductase, with translation MQQRKLGSHGPVVSALGLGCMGMSDFYSTGADRQEAIATLHRALELGVTLLDTADMYGPHTNEELVGEAIKGKRQQVFLATKFGILRDPADPSARGVSSRPEYIRRSVEGSLRRLGVEEIDLYYQHRVDPQVPIEDVVGTMADLIREGKIRHIGLSEASVATLERAHKVHPITALQTEYSLWTRDAEQGVLAACERLGIGFVPYSPLGRGFLTGAIRRPEDLAEDDFRRGNPRFQGENFARNLALVEKVGELAAQKDVKPSQLALAWVLAQGEHIVPIPGTKRRRYLEENVAAAEITLSAAELAAIEAVFPLSAAAGDRYGAESMAYING, from the coding sequence ATGCAACAACGTAAACTGGGTTCCCACGGTCCCGTCGTCTCCGCCCTGGGGCTGGGATGCATGGGCATGAGCGACTTCTACTCTACCGGCGCCGATCGGCAGGAGGCCATCGCCACGCTGCACCGGGCGCTGGAGCTGGGCGTCACGCTGCTCGACACCGCCGACATGTATGGTCCGCACACCAACGAAGAGTTGGTGGGGGAAGCGATCAAGGGCAAACGGCAACAGGTGTTCCTGGCTACCAAGTTCGGCATCCTGCGCGATCCGGCGGATCCTTCGGCGCGCGGCGTCAGCAGCCGGCCCGAGTATATCCGGCGCTCGGTGGAAGGCAGCCTGCGGCGCTTGGGCGTAGAGGAGATCGATCTTTATTATCAGCATCGGGTCGATCCGCAGGTGCCGATCGAAGACGTCGTCGGCACGATGGCGGATCTGATCCGCGAAGGCAAGATCCGCCATATCGGCCTGAGCGAGGCGTCGGTCGCCACGCTGGAGCGGGCGCACAAGGTGCATCCGATCACGGCGTTGCAGACCGAGTATTCGCTGTGGACGCGCGATGCTGAACAGGGCGTGCTGGCCGCCTGTGAGCGACTGGGGATCGGCTTTGTGCCTTACAGCCCGTTAGGGCGCGGTTTCCTTACCGGCGCTATCCGGCGGCCGGAGGATCTGGCCGAGGACGATTTCCGCCGCGGCAATCCGCGCTTCCAGGGCGAAAACTTCGCCCGCAACCTGGCGCTGGTGGAGAAGGTGGGTGAGCTGGCGGCGCAGAAGGACGTCAAGCCTTCACAGCTGGCGCTGGCCTGGGTGTTGGCGCAGGGCGAGCACATCGTGCCGATCCCCGGCACCAAACGCCGTCGCTATCTGGAAGAGAACGTCGCGGCGGCGGAGATAACGCTGAGCGCGGCCGAACTGGCGGCGATCGAAGCGGTGTTTCCGCTGAGTGCAGCGGCCGGCGATCGCTACGGCGCCGAGTCGATGGCCTATATCAACGGCTAA
- the rsmC gene encoding 16S rRNA (guanine(1207)-N(2))-methyltransferase RsmC encodes MSALTPASEVMLRHSDEFIERRVLFAGDLQDSLPAQFEAADVRVHTQQYHHWQLLNRTMGDNVQFGLTIDPAFVANCDTLVYYWPKSKQEAQFQLCNILALLPVGVDVFVVGENRSGVRSAEPTLEGHVALVKIDSARRCGLYHGRLDAQTEFDLNDWWDSYQLHDLEVKTLPGVFSRDGLDVGSSLLLSTLEKHMKGKVLDIGCGAGVMASVMAKLSPKVKLTLSDVNAAAVESSRATLAANGIEGEVIVSNVYSDITGRFDMIISNPPFHDGLQTSLTAAETLIRGAVKHLPIGGQLRIVANAFLPYPDILDATFGSHEVLAQNGRFKVYQATVGRPPRAPKKK; translated from the coding sequence ATGTCTGCATTAACCCCCGCCAGTGAAGTCATGCTGCGCCACAGTGATGAATTTATCGAACGCCGCGTGCTGTTTGCCGGCGACCTGCAGGACAGCCTGCCGGCCCAATTCGAGGCCGCGGACGTGCGCGTCCACACTCAGCAATACCATCACTGGCAGTTACTGAACCGGACGATGGGCGATAACGTGCAGTTCGGTTTGACCATCGATCCCGCTTTCGTCGCCAACTGCGATACGCTGGTTTACTACTGGCCGAAGAGCAAGCAGGAAGCGCAATTCCAGCTGTGCAACATCCTGGCGCTGCTGCCGGTGGGCGTAGACGTGTTCGTGGTCGGTGAAAACCGCAGCGGCGTGCGCAGCGCCGAGCCAACGCTGGAAGGCCACGTTGCGCTGGTGAAAATCGACAGCGCGCGCCGCTGCGGCCTGTATCACGGCCGTCTGGACGCACAGACCGAATTCGACCTGAACGACTGGTGGGACAGCTATCAGCTGCACGATCTGGAAGTGAAAACGCTGCCGGGCGTGTTCAGCCGCGACGGCCTGGACGTCGGCAGCTCGCTGCTGCTGTCGACGCTGGAAAAACACATGAAAGGCAAGGTGCTGGACATCGGCTGCGGCGCCGGCGTGATGGCCTCGGTGATGGCCAAGCTGTCGCCGAAGGTGAAACTGACCCTCAGCGACGTCAACGCCGCCGCGGTGGAATCCAGCCGCGCGACGCTGGCCGCCAACGGCATCGAAGGCGAAGTGATCGTCAGCAACGTTTACTCCGACATCACCGGCCGTTTCGACATGATCATCTCCAACCCGCCGTTCCACGACGGGCTGCAAACCAGCCTGACCGCCGCTGAAACCCTGATCCGCGGCGCGGTGAAACACCTGCCGATCGGCGGCCAGCTGCGCATCGTCGCCAACGCCTTCCTGCCATACCCGGACATTCTGGACGCCACCTTCGGCAGCCACGAAGTGCTGGCGCAGAACGGCCGCTTCAAGGTGTATCAGGCCACCGTCGGCCGCCCACCGCGCGCGCCGAAGAAGAAATAA
- the rimI gene encoding ribosomal protein S18-alanine N-acetyltransferase translates to MNTISTLTAADLATAFTIEQASHAFPWTETTFASNQGDRYLNLKLNADGEMAGFAITQIVLDEATLFNIAIHPRWQRRGFGRLLLNAVIEQLESRGVVTLWLEVRASNQAAIALYEDLGFNEVTVRRNYYPSIHGREDAIVMALPLA, encoded by the coding sequence ATGAACACGATTTCTACCCTGACGGCGGCCGACCTGGCCACGGCCTTCACCATTGAGCAAGCCAGCCACGCTTTCCCCTGGACGGAAACCACCTTCGCCAGCAATCAGGGCGATCGCTACCTTAACCTGAAGCTGAACGCCGATGGGGAAATGGCGGGATTCGCCATCACGCAGATCGTGCTGGACGAAGCCACGCTGTTCAACATCGCCATTCATCCGCGGTGGCAGCGCCGGGGCTTTGGCCGCCTGCTGCTCAACGCGGTGATCGAACAGCTGGAGAGCCGTGGCGTGGTGACGCTGTGGCTGGAGGTGCGCGCCTCCAACCAGGCGGCGATCGCACTGTATGAAGATCTCGGTTTCAACGAGGTCACCGTGCGCCGCAATTATTACCCGAGCATCCACGGCCGCGAAGACGCGATCGTGATGGCGCTGCCGCTGGCGTAA
- the prfC gene encoding peptide chain release factor 3, translating into MSPSEFAREVSKRRTFAIISHPDAGKTTITEKVLLFGQAIQTAGTVKGRGSSQHAKSDWMEMEKQRGISITTSVMQFPYRDSLVNLLDTPGHEDFSEDTYRTLTAVDCCLMVIDAAKGVEDRTRKLMEVTRLRDTPILTFMNKLDRDIRDPMEVMDEVERELKIACSPITWPIGCGKLFKGVYHLYKDETYLYQTGKGHTIQEVRIVKGLGNPELDAAVGEDLAAQLRDELELVQGASHEFDQEAFLSGELTPVFFGTALGNFGVDHMLDGLVAWAPAPMPRKTDTREVTAAEEKFTGFVFKIQANMDPKHRDRVAFMRVVSGRYEKGMKLRQVRTGKDVVISDALTFMAGDRSHVEEAYPGDIIGLHNHGTIQIGDTFTQGEDMKFTGIPNFAPELFRRIRLRDPLKQKQLLKGLVQLSEEGAVQVFRPIANNDLIVGAVGVLQFDVVVARLKSEYNVEALYESVNVSTARWVECDDVKKFEEFKRKNEINLALDGGDNLSYIAPTMVNLNLTQERYPDVTFRKTREH; encoded by the coding sequence ATGTCTCCTAGTGAATTTGCCCGCGAAGTCTCCAAAAGAAGAACTTTCGCCATCATCTCGCACCCCGATGCCGGTAAAACCACCATTACCGAAAAAGTGCTGCTGTTCGGACAGGCGATCCAGACCGCCGGTACGGTAAAAGGCCGTGGCTCCAGCCAGCACGCCAAATCCGACTGGATGGAAATGGAAAAGCAGCGTGGGATCTCGATCACCACCTCCGTGATGCAGTTCCCGTACCGCGACAGCCTGGTTAACCTGCTGGATACCCCGGGGCACGAAGACTTCTCCGAAGATACTTACCGTACCCTGACCGCCGTCGACTGCTGTCTGATGGTGATCGACGCCGCCAAGGGCGTTGAGGATCGTACCCGTAAGCTGATGGAAGTCACCCGTCTGCGCGACACGCCGATCCTGACCTTCATGAACAAACTGGACCGCGACATCCGCGATCCGATGGAAGTGATGGATGAAGTCGAGCGCGAACTGAAGATCGCCTGCTCGCCTATCACCTGGCCGATCGGCTGCGGCAAGCTGTTCAAGGGCGTTTACCACCTGTACAAGGATGAAACCTACCTGTATCAGACCGGTAAAGGCCACACCATCCAGGAAGTGCGCATCGTCAAAGGCCTGGGCAACCCGGAGCTGGATGCGGCGGTGGGCGAAGATCTGGCGGCGCAGCTGCGCGATGAGCTGGAGCTGGTGCAGGGCGCTTCCCACGAGTTCGATCAGGAGGCCTTCCTGAGCGGCGAGCTGACCCCGGTGTTCTTCGGTACCGCACTCGGTAACTTCGGCGTGGATCACATGCTGGACGGCCTGGTGGCCTGGGCGCCGGCGCCGATGCCGCGCAAAACCGACACCCGCGAAGTGACGGCGGCGGAAGAGAAATTCACCGGTTTCGTCTTCAAGATCCAGGCTAACATGGATCCGAAACACCGCGACCGCGTGGCCTTTATGCGCGTGGTGTCCGGCCGCTACGAGAAGGGCATGAAGCTGCGCCAGGTGCGCACCGGCAAAGACGTGGTGATCTCCGACGCGCTGACCTTTATGGCCGGCGACCGTTCGCACGTGGAAGAAGCCTACCCGGGCGACATCATCGGCCTGCACAACCACGGCACCATTCAGATCGGCGATACCTTCACCCAGGGTGAAGACATGAAGTTCACCGGTATTCCGAACTTCGCGCCGGAGCTGTTCCGCCGCATTCGCCTGCGCGATCCGCTGAAGCAGAAACAGCTGCTGAAGGGGCTGGTGCAGCTGTCCGAAGAGGGCGCGGTACAGGTGTTCCGTCCGATCGCCAACAACGATCTGATCGTCGGCGCGGTCGGTGTGCTGCAGTTCGACGTGGTGGTGGCGCGTTTGAAGAGCGAGTACAACGTGGAAGCGCTGTACGAATCGGTCAACGTGTCGACCGCGCGCTGGGTCGAGTGCGACGACGTGAAGAAGTTCGAAGAGTTCAAGCGCAAGAACGAGATCAACCTGGCGCTGGACGGCGGGGACAACCTGTCCTACATCGCGCCGACCATGGTGAACCTCAACCTGACGCAGGAACGCTATCCTGACGTGACCTTCCGCAAAACCCGCGAACACTGA
- a CDS encoding DNA polymerase III subunit psi, protein MASKRDWLLQQLGITQWTLRRPSVLQGEVAVSLPPEARLLVVAQTLPASDDPLFCDVLLSLGLTPAQTYSLTPEQAAMLPEETACNSWRLGVAEPLAVAGAQLYSPALAELSQDAGAKRALWQQICHHEHDFYPDGGRPGHGLHH, encoded by the coding sequence ATGGCATCAAAACGCGACTGGCTGTTACAACAACTGGGTATTACGCAGTGGACATTGCGCCGCCCGAGCGTGTTGCAGGGCGAAGTGGCGGTCAGTCTGCCGCCCGAGGCGCGCCTGCTGGTGGTGGCGCAGACGCTGCCCGCGTCCGACGATCCGCTGTTTTGCGACGTGCTGCTCAGCCTGGGGCTGACGCCGGCGCAAACCTACAGCCTGACGCCGGAACAGGCGGCGATGCTGCCTGAAGAGACCGCATGCAACAGTTGGCGGCTGGGCGTGGCGGAACCGCTTGCGGTCGCCGGCGCGCAGCTATACAGCCCGGCGCTGGCCGAGCTTTCCCAAGACGCGGGGGCCAAACGCGCCCTCTGGCAGCAGATTTGTCATCATGAACACGATTTCTACCCTGACGGCGGCCGACCTGGCCACGGCCTTCACCATTGA
- a CDS encoding LysR family transcriptional regulator, protein MDQVQAMRIFTRIVELGSFSRAAERLQLPRATVSNALKRLEQRLGVRLLIRTTRQVQVTSEGSLYYQRCVQLLGALEEADTLFSHHKLQPSGKVRIDMPHSLARQIVIPALDDFYRRYPDITLALGANDTHVDLLREGVDCVLRAWETEDDSLVARRIAQLPQITCASPAYLQASGTPLDIDSLAPHRAVGYFSLASNRDYPLEFCRGGKVELRELPARLSVSGADAYIAGARAGMGLIQAARYSLAPWLERGELVEVLADTPPPPMPIYIMYPPGRFLAPRVRVLIDWLIWLFDQQKSGDMAVFPANARKAGK, encoded by the coding sequence ATGGATCAGGTTCAAGCCATGCGCATTTTTACCCGCATCGTCGAACTGGGTAGCTTCAGTCGGGCGGCCGAGCGCCTGCAGCTGCCGCGCGCCACGGTCAGCAACGCGCTGAAACGGCTGGAGCAGCGGCTGGGCGTGCGCCTGCTGATCCGCACCACCCGCCAGGTACAGGTGACCAGCGAAGGCAGCCTTTACTATCAACGCTGCGTACAGCTGCTGGGGGCGCTTGAGGAAGCTGACACGCTGTTCAGCCACCATAAGCTGCAGCCGTCCGGCAAAGTGCGCATCGATATGCCCCATTCGCTGGCGCGCCAGATCGTCATTCCGGCGCTGGACGACTTTTACCGGCGCTATCCCGACATCACGCTGGCGCTGGGTGCCAACGACACCCACGTCGATCTGTTACGCGAAGGCGTAGACTGCGTGCTGCGCGCCTGGGAAACCGAAGACGACAGCCTGGTGGCGCGGCGCATCGCCCAGCTGCCGCAGATCACCTGCGCTTCCCCCGCTTACCTGCAGGCCAGCGGCACGCCGCTCGACATCGATAGCCTGGCGCCGCACCGCGCGGTAGGGTATTTTTCCCTGGCCAGCAACCGCGATTATCCGCTGGAATTCTGCCGTGGCGGCAAGGTGGAACTGCGCGAACTCCCTGCCCGGCTGAGCGTCAGCGGCGCCGACGCTTACATCGCCGGCGCGCGTGCCGGCATGGGGTTGATTCAGGCGGCGCGCTATTCACTTGCTCCCTGGCTGGAACGGGGCGAACTGGTGGAAGTGTTGGCGGACACGCCACCTCCGCCGATGCCGATTTACATCATGTATCCACCCGGCCGTTTCCTGGCGCCACGGGTCAGGGTGTTGATTGATTGGCTGATTTGGCTGTTTGACCAGCAGAAAAGCGGCGATATGGCTGTTTTTCCAGCAAACGCCCGCAAAGCGGGGAAATAA